One stretch of Prionailurus viverrinus isolate Anna chromosome C1, UM_Priviv_1.0, whole genome shotgun sequence DNA includes these proteins:
- the PEF1 gene encoding peflin, whose protein sequence is MASYPYGQGCPGAGGQAPGAPPGSYYPGPPHGGGQYGGGVPPGGSYGGGPAPGGPYGPPAGGGPYGHPNPGTPGGLYGSAAPGGPYGQPPPNSYGAQHPGPYGQGPPPGGVPPNVDPEAYSWFQSVDSDHSGYISIKELKQALVNSNWSSFNDETCLMMINMFDKTKSGRIDIYGFSALWKFIQQWKNLFQQYDRDRSGSISYTELQQALSQMGYNLSPQFTQLLVSRYCPRSANPTMQLDRFIQVCTQLQVLTEAFREKDTAVQGTIRLSFEDFVTMTASRML, encoded by the exons GGCTGCCCAGGAGCTGGAGGACAAGCGCCCGGAGCCCCTCCGGGTAGCTACTACCCTGGACCCCCCCACGGTGGAGGGCAGTATGGCGGTGGGGTACCCCCTGGTGGCAGTTACGGCGGGGGTCCTGCCCCCGGGGGGCCTTATGGACCACCGGCTGGTGGAGGGCCCTATGGACACCCCAATCCTGGGACTCCAGGAGGACTATATGGTAGTGCGGCCCCAGGGGGTCCCTATGGCCAGCCACCTCCGAATTCCTACGGTGCCCAGCATCCCGGGCCTTACGGACAGGGACCTCCTCCAG GTGGTGTTCCTCCCAACGTGGACCCTGAGGCTTACTCCTGGTTCCAGTCCGTAGACTCTGATCACAGTGGCTACATCTCCATCaaggagctgaagcaggctctggtcaACTCCAACTGGTCCTCGTTCAACGATGAGACGTGCCTCATGATGATAA ACATGTTTGACAAGACAAAGTCAGGCCGCATCGACATCTATGGTTTCTCGGCTCTGTGGAAGTTCATCCAGCAGTGGAAGAACCTCTTCCAGCAGTATGACCGGGACCGCTCGGGCTCCATCAGCTACACCGAGCTGCAGCAAG ctCTGTCCCAAATGGGCTACAACCTGAGCCCCCAGTTCACCCAGCTCCTGGTCTCCCGCTATTGCCCGCGCTCTGCCAACCCCACCATGCAGCTAGACCGCTTCATCCAGGTGTGCACCCAGCTGCAGGTGCTGACCGAGGCTTTCCGGGAGAAGGACACAGCTGTACAGGGCACCATTCGGCTCAGCTTCGAGGACTTCGTCACCATGACAGCTTCTCGGATGCTATGA
- the HCRTR1 gene encoding orexin/Hypocretin receptor type 1 — translation MEPSATPGAQTGTPTGGGEPSPSPVPPDYEDEFLRYLWRDYLYPKQYEWVLIAAYVAVFLVALVGNTLVCLAVWRNHHMRTVTNYFIVNLSLADVLVTAICLPASLLVDITESWLFGHALCKVIPYLQAVSVSVAVLTLSFIALDRWYAICHPLLFKSTARRARGSILGIWAVSLAVMVPQAAVMECRSVLPELANRTRLFSVCDEHWADDLYPKIYHSCFFIVTYLAPLGLMAMAYFQIFRKLWGRQIPGTTSALVRNWKRPSDQSEDQGQGPSTEPPPRARAFLAEVKQVRARRKTAKMLMVVLLVFALCYLPISVLNVLKRVFGMFRQASDREAVYACFTFSHWLVYANSAANPIIYNFLSGKFREQFKAAFSCCLPGLGPCGSPKAPSPRSSASHKSFSLHSRCSVSKVPEHVVLTSVTTVLP, via the exons ATGGAGCCCTCAGCCACCCCAGGGGCCCAGACGGGGACCCCCACTGGTGGTGGGGAACCGTCACCGTCACCGGTGCCTCCTGACTACGAAGACGAGTTCCTGCGCTATCTGTGGCGCGATTATCTGTACCCGAAGCAGTACGAGTGGGTCCTCATCGCTGCCTACGTGGCTGTGTTCCTTGTGGCCCTGGTGGGCAACACGCTGG TCTGCCTGGCCGTGTGGAGGAACCACCACATGAGGACGGTCACCAACTACTTCATTGTCAACCTGTCCCTGGCTGACGTGCTGGTGACAGCCATCTGCCTGCCAGCCAGCCTGCTGGTGGACATCACTGAGTCCTGGCTCTTCGGTCATGCCCTCTGCAAGGTCATCCCCTATCTCCAG GCCGTGTCTGTGTCGGTGGCAGTGCTGACTCTCAGCTTCATCGCCCTGGACCGCTGGTATGCCATCTGCCACCCGCTGTTGTTCAAGAGCACCGCCCGGCGTGCCCGTGGCTCCATCCTGGGTATCTGGGCTGTGTCACTGGCTGTCATGGTGCCCCAGGCCGCCGTCATGGAATGCCGCAGCGTGCTCCCCGAGCTAGCCAACCGCACCCGGCTCTTCTCGGTCTGTGATGAACACTGGGCAG ATGACCTCTATCCCAAGATCTACCACAGTTGCTTCTTCATTGTCACCTACCTGGCCCCGCTGGGCCTCATGGCCATGGCCTATTTCCAGATCTTCCGCAAGCTCTGGGGCCGCCAG ATCCCTGGCaccacctcggccctggtgaggAACTGGAAGCGGCCCTCAGACCAGTCGGAGGACCAGGGACAgggccccagcacagagcccccgcCTCGGGCCCGGGCCTTCCTGGCCGAGGTGAAGCAGGTGCGAGCTCGCAGGAAGACGGCCAAGATGCTGATGGTGGTGCTGCTGGTGTTTGCCCTCTGCTACCTGCCCATCAGTGTCCTCAATGTCCTCAAGAG GGTGTTTGGGATGTTCCGCCAAGCCAGTGACCGAGAGGCCGTCTACGCCTGCTTCACCTTCTCCCACTGGCTGGTCTATGCCAACAGCGCAGCCAATCCCATCATCTACAACTTCCTCAGTG GCAAATTCCGGGAGCAGTTTAAGGCCGCCTTCTCCTGCTGCCTGCCTGGCCTGGGTCCCTGCGGCTCTCCGAAGGCCCCCAGCCCCCGCTCCTCTGCCAGCCACAAGTCCTTTTCCTTGCACAGCCGGTGCTCCGTCTCCAAAGTCCCTGAGCACGTGGTGCTCACCAGTGTCACCACGGTGCTGCCCTGA